Part of the Anopheles gambiae chromosome 3, idAnoGambNW_F1_1, whole genome shotgun sequence genome is shown below.
ACGATAAGCATCTTCGTCTGGGAGTGAAATGGAACGATATTAGTTACACAttgagcaacagcagcagcagcagcacttgaacagcagcagcacttgaACTGATAAATGAAGCGGTGAAGCGGTTTGATTGATTAAAGATATTTTTATCAGCAATCACATCGTGAGAGACATTGCGAGCATCGCTCTGTGCCGTcgcccgcgtgtgtgtgtgtcatcagTGGGCGCGAACATCAATGTAAAGGAGAAAAGTACGAAGAACGATATCTGggccgtgcgtgtgtgtgtcgtccgTTGTCATCGGGTCGGTGCTAAATCCGTGAGGAACCGGGAAACCCCAATAGCCGGCAAAAAACTACAGCAGCTCTGAAAATAACCGCACCCAGGGGGGGGAGACACAATGGGTGGCCCTAGAACGTCCATCTTCCTGCGGCAGAAAAAGTTCCAGTTCGTGCTGGTTGCAGCCGTTGTCGTCTTCTTGATAGTGCTGTTTCCCAATCTTTACGATTCAGGTGAGTGTACCACCAGGACATACTGTTTAACCGGTTTGTTTATTTCTAGCTCCCACTTTCCTAACCCAaaacgtgtatgtgtgtgtgtgtgtgtttggaaagATGATTGACCCGTATCGAACTTGACCTTGCCCCTTACTCCAACCAGCGTGTGGGAAAGTTTGGTTTATTTTAGATTGAAATATTAATGCATCCGCCGCCCCCTTTCAAGACGCGTGTGATGGTGATAACCCTAACATATCCCACACGCGCCTTCACCTTCAGGAGCGAGCCGTTGTGCCAACGTACGCCTACTACATACGTCGCTTTCTGATTGGAAATGTAACTAACCTTAATGAAGACTATCATCGCGATGGGGCGGCTAGTTTGTTGTCACGATGATAGCTTTCACCCCTTACCCCCGCCAAGTTGGGCCCTCTCAATTACTTTCGGGGGTGTGGTGGGTGGCGTGGACAGAACGAACGCGCGACGAACGAGGCGCAGCAATTGTGTGTATCTAAATATCTATAACTATCACGATGAATTACCTGACAATTCGTAATTGGTGGTGGGTGGGCTGGTGGTATGGGGAATGTACAGTAATGTACGAGTGCCGGCGAAGAAATTATGCTGATTGCTGGATTATTTTAACCATTGTTCAATCGAACCCGCTGCGTGCCTTCGCTTCCACCTGCATCCGGGAACTGTTgccgatagagagagagagagagagcgacaaaaaaaggcaacacaaaTCGTACTCAGGCCACGTGATAAACCGAGTCGTTGGATTGGGGTTTGGGagtggtgggtggtggtggtgcttccGCTTGCATTGAGCTTCGAACGGTTCCGGAAGCTTTTGTCTCGGGTACGAATGCACCCTGGTTGCTTTGCTGTGCTGTTCGCCCTTCGCGTTCCAATTCGGCTATGACTAATTGTGTTTTATGTCACCAGTGCGCGCGGTGAATGGTAGTTGTGGCCGGGGGAATATGTAGTTAAACACTGTATCGCTAGGTTGCGTAGGGGTAAGCGAAGGACGGGAACGTTATCTTGcatcgggttttttttacggAACCGGCACAGGAGTCGGATTATTTGTGGATGTGGACTTAAGGCTAAGCAAATAATGGCGGCAAATATTGGATTATTGAACCGCAAGGTCGTGGTTTGAAACAGGTTTTGCGGATGTAATTTGTGTCTTTTGGCTTACAATTATTAGATCATACACATAATTAAGTATTTTTAATATAATCTGTAAAGCTGATATGAATCAGTATATGTTATGTGTGGTCAAAGTAACAGAACACAATAACAAAATGTATAACGaaactttaaataaatattcttgAAACATGCTAATAAAAACGGTCAAACCATTGTTCCATTTGTGTCCCCGGTTTAGTggaatatgtattttttaaatgttttggttTCGGAACTAAACGCAAAGTAATTTAAAATGCtctaataatgtttttttttctgatgaTCCTTTTACGATGGACTTGAGATTACACTAAtatccacacaaaaaactgacttTCCCCGTCGTTGCGTGGCCGTGTTAGTAATTTGACGCTCCCTTAACATAAACATACGTACTTATTTTCCCTCAAAATTTTCTTTCGCAGACAAAAAGCACGAAACCGAGGAAACGAATGTCCTTACGCGGTTAGATCTGCCACGGAGGAGCAAAAAAGGGTTTCCACACAAaggtaccaaaaaaaaaacaactaccaACTTGAGTCACTGTTGACCGTAAAACCCCGGGTGGTGGGATGGGTGTCTTTATAGTTCAATCGAAccgtttttgctttaaatcATTCACCATCGTGTGCGTGCGATTAGGAGTGAAAAGCACTCGAGCTTCCCAGGTTTTACAGCGCCTTTCGACTGATTGCTGCCGCCGGTGTTGCTGTGCTGCTTGTGTGGGTGAATGGAATTTCGTTGCATTGTTGCTATATTGTGCCGTTGCATTACAAAGTATCGGGACAATACGGTGCTTGATCGTAAGCTGGTTGATTGCTGGATGGAAAATCAATTGAACAATCACCATCTGTGCgtacaaaaaatcaatgttttaAGAGCTTATTGTTGCTACCTTGCCGCTTGCAATCATGCTAATGCCACAATTTACCCATGAGTGAAGAGGGAAACGTGTCATGAGTAAACAGATAGATGTTACAGTAAAGAAAATATGCTTATAGTGGCTTCTGATCAACGATTTGTTGCGAAAACGGCTTTGCCAACTTAATACGCTACTTAAGGCCAAACTAAGACAATAGACGAGGCATCCAAAATGGCTTGTAGTCAGTGcggcaaaatgtcatgagcatcatgAGATATATATTCATcaacgaaaataaatgctAATAATGCGGACGCAAACACAATCATGTTGTTTTTCTGGCGGCCAAATGTCACTGTTACTGTtagtcaccaacactcatgaccgAAGCGatgctcaaatcagctcacgtacacaacttaGATGATCACACAAACAATGTTGGTGTCTGCTGAAGCTGAAAGACACAAACAATGTTGGTggaccaatcacatgcttgatgacattttgtttagcacccaactcttgatcACTCACATGGTCACGATATTTTCTGTCGATGATAACCACGGCATTCTTGGAATACACGTGGCGTGTGGTCCCAAGCAAAATAAGGTCTCGCTCTGTCTAGTTTGATggtctgtcgggtcaaacagagcgagaaaccatgctcattttgttttttggaacCACTTCGAATCTACCatgactatcgtgatgatcatCGACGGAAAATGTTCCCGCAcccaccaagcatgtgatggtcgcaacaactgttagagtctcacctctgatcatgaCAATAGGGCTCGTGACGCAgacattggggccctttctgttttaagttcgtaggctgaaatttcagcttgtcagctgtttgcattgtatagcagttttcgagcagctatctaagtgagtataatatacaggtgggcttatcccaaggtatatgaatttagaaggctgatttttatcgcttctgcttcagaatgaagattttaatagtgttttgagtattcgtcaagcctccagaaagctcgttctagcaaaagttttcactcgttctgttaaaaagtgatattcaaatttggttataaaacatactatgagaccacctggactacatgcactttgattctggattccatcaccagatctcttaaatgcaccttgggataaatgtaaacaaacccgtgttttcgagcaggtactcgaatctaatttagctttgtggctagaataatctagactgaaaattgcaggctagttttttgtgtggttttgtatggaatgtttacatgatttcagcctccaactgtcaaactccatacaaaaaactaactagaatcgtgaaggcccccattattttgtttcagctgGAACTTGTCATGACTATGACAGTGCCATTtagcagaactgatcacagtaaaaaaaagtcatgacatagtgactaaGCGCGTAgcgttggtcgcaaaaatgtcacgaagcatgtattggtcacaccaatcgttttgacTATCACTtatgattatcacaattgagtacgggacgttgacatggattttgttacagtcagatttttttatgacgtTGCtgttaaaactaatttttattttccataaaaaaaatatatagaacTTATCTATACTGGGATGTTCAAATATTCCCCATCCCCACACACCGCTCTGATGTTGTGAGTGGGGATTAGAATCCTGCAGAAACCCacatgggggagggggggggggggttgtggCGCAAAAAGCACAGGGAAAGTTGCAACCACTGAAATAGATACATGCTTTATGATAAATTCGTTTGAAAAAGAACCAAATTTACTGTTTAAGAACCTTATTTGCTTGCACTGGGTACCCTTCATGAGGAGTTATCACAGCCCTAGCCTGACAGCAAGATCTTATTATTTGATTGAACTCCACAAGCAATAAGCAGACGCAAACTGGACGCAATCAAGTCATAGCTGAGCCAATAAAAAGAAGCACCAGATCCGAGgctgtgcacacacacgcttacatgtaattaaaatgataaaaaggtGATAAGGCATTTTATGACACAACGGCTCGCCATTTCCTCtgagaatgtttttttttattgtgggCATTCTTTTCCGGCACTTCGGTTGTACATTTTAAGATCACAGATATGCGATGGGAGTATTCACGTCACGTGGAATCACGTGGCGGAAAAGAAATGTGTGTTATGGGGGTATTTGGTTGAGTGTGGGCGAATGTGAGCGAATGGAAGGAAATACTGTTCGTATAGTAATAAAGATAAGAAAATACCTCCTTATGGACTATATGATATATTAGGGATATATTTATCCGTTACAAAATGGTTCTTACTCACGCTGGACAGTGCACTATGTATTTTATCACAAATGGTATGAATTGTTTCTCGCAGCTATAATAAACAAGCATTGCCGAGTGTTTCATTTCGATCATCACCAACCACCAGCTTTTAAATAGATTCTATGCGAATACAACCACACTAAACATATCATTGTCTCAATGTGCCCACCTTCACGTCTATTAATAAGCGGATAAAGTGTTGTACAATTATAAATTGTTGCTTCTACCTGCTCTATTCCTCCTTTACCGTTTACCACAGAAGACTACGAAAAGGAGTATCCCTTGCTGTTGGAAAACGAGCAGCTAGTAATTTGCTACGAAAGCAATGTGGACTCGCGAAAAGCGCTGTACGCTGCCACCACGCTATCTGATGTCACGGACGAACCGAGCACTACGCAGCGAAATCATCACCAGCAAGCTCCTCAACAGCAGTCGCAGCAGGTCAATGGTACGGAGCCGGTGATATACTTTGTGACGCCGACCTACCCCAGGCGCGAGCAGATCGCGGAAATAATTCGCCTCGGCCAGACGCTGATGCACGTGCCGCGGTTGCACTGGATCGTGGCGGACGACACGAATAGTTGCAGCGAAGTGCTAAACAGTCACATTAGGAAATTCGGTAAGAATAGCAGCAAGCAACGTTGAagaagtttttgtttgtattctAAATACGAACAAAAGAGCATGCAATCTTTACACGCCAATAATCATGAGCCAGTACCAAACAATTACGCAAACGAAGTACATTAACGGGAGCATGTTTGCATTTTATCTTTACTGTTTCCGCAACGATTAGGCATACCGTACACGCAGCTCGCCAGCCCCATGCCGACGATGTACCGGGGACGGAAGAATGCACCCCGCGGTGTCGCCAATCGCCGGGCGGCCCTAAATTGGATCCGGCAAAATCAGAAGAAAACGGGCGTCCTGTACTTTGGCGACGACGACAACACGTTCGATCTGAAGCTGTTCAGCGAGATTCGGTACACGAAGAAAGTGTCCATGTTTCCGGTCGGCCTGATTGGGGACTACGGTATCAGTTCACCCATCGTGCGAAACGTAAGTCTACCTCCCACAGGGTGTAACCCTCGCTGCACGGGCCAATAAAGCAGCGTGAAGCTAATAACATAACCACTTGCTTCCTCTCCTGTGTGCCTGCGTGGTCTAGGGTCGCGTGGAGGGTTTCTTCGACTCGTGGCCCGCCAAGCGCAAGTGGCCGGTTGATATGGCCGGTTTCGCGGTCAGTCTCGAGTACCTGGCACTCAGCCCGAACGCAACGATGCCGTTCAAGGCCGGCTACGAGGAGGACGAGTTTCTGAAGAGCATCGGGCTGAAGCTGGAAGACATCGAACCGAAGGCACGGAACTGTACGGAAATACTCGTGTGGCACACGCAGACGAAGAGCAGCAAATCGCCAACCATACGAATCTCAATGGATAGGCAGAAGCTAGATAAGCTGAATCTTGGCGCACTGCTGCGGCGGCTGGAAAGCATGGGAGTGAATCATATCAGCGAATCGGAAGGTAAGTGTTAAATGTTTACAGACTCTTATCGTACCGcctaagtgtgtgtgtgtgcttatatgCGTATGATTTCGGATAGTATCGTAGCGTGGCAATGTTGAGCTGCGCTTTAAACGTGTTGCACATTGCTCGAGTGTTTGATCGGTTTATATCTGTTTGCTTcttcaatatttgtttttaaataatatattcAATTAAATTAGATTGTTTGATAGTTCAACAATAGGGATTTAAAAGCAAACTCTCAACAAGTTATATGCAAAGCACGGGATCATAATAATGTAGCTTTATGTTGGTTTAAATGAAGTATATTAAAAATATgagtgatttaaaaaaaagctaatatatttcttccttccttccccttAGGCACCACGGCGCAGGCCATCGTGAATGGCAGTGTGAAGCCGTTTTCGTTCTGGTTTAGCTAATAAGTGAAATCCTGTTGATGGCTGCTAGATCTACAATAGTACGTAAAGTAGTTTAACATAGCTCACCAGCAACTGAACAAAGCCGCGTCAACAACGCGACATACATCTCCACTATTTGATTAGTTGCCAACAATGTTtagaattataattttaaaatgctaTATGCAATCGACTCcggtgcaaaacaaaagcactaCCGCTTACAATCGTACGATTCGCGGGTATTTCCTTGCCGTTCCTCAATACTAATTATTATCGATCGAAATCGAACGCAGATCGCGCGTAAGCCAAGATGAATTTCAGTTGTTGAAGCATTGTGACCCGTTTTATCTTGTGTATAATCTACGCTTCTTTTGAGGGTCGGCCCCCTTCCCTGCAGTCGGTTT
Proteins encoded:
- the LOC1275663 gene encoding galactosylgalactosylxylosylprotein 3-beta-glucuronosyltransferase S isoform X1, encoding MGGPRTSIFLRQKKFQFVLVAAVVVFLIVLFPNLYDSDKKHETEETNVLTRLDLPRRSKKGFPHKEDYEKEYPLLLENEQLVICYESNVDSRKALYAATTLSDVTDEPSTTQRNHHQQAPQQQSQQVNGTEPVIYFVTPTYPRREQIAEIIRLGQTLMHVPRLHWIVADDTNSCSEVLNSHIRKFGIPYTQLASPMPTMYRGRKNAPRGVANRRAALNWIRQNQKKTGVLYFGDDDNTFDLKLFSEIRYTKKVSMFPVGLIGDYGISSPIVRNGRVEGFFDSWPAKRKWPVDMAGFAVSLEYLALSPNATMPFKAGYEEDEFLKSIGLKLEDIEPKARNCTEILVWHTQTKSSKSPTIRISMDRQKLDKLNLGALLRRLESMGVNHISESEGTTAQAIVNGSVKPFSFWFS
- the LOC1275663 gene encoding galactosylgalactosylxylosylprotein 3-beta-glucuronosyltransferase S isoform X4, with translation MGGPRTSIFLRQKKFQFVLVAAVVVFLIVLFPNLYDSDYEKEYPLLLENEQLVICYESNVDSRKALYAATTLSDVTDEPSTTQRNHHQQAPQQQSQQVNGTEPVIYFVTPTYPRREQIAEIIRLGQTLMHVPRLHWIVADDTNSCSEVLNSHIRKFGIPYTQLASPMPTMYRGRKNAPRGVANRRAALNWIRQNQKKTGVLYFGDDDNTFDLKLFSEIRYTKKVSMFPVGLIGDYGISSPIVRNGRVEGFFDSWPAKRKWPVDMAGFAVSLEYLALSPNATMPFKAGYEEDEFLKSIGLKLEDIEPKARNCTEILVWHTQTKSSKSPTIRISMDRQKLDKLNLGALLRRLESMGVNHISESEGTTAQAIVNGSVKPFSFWFS
- the LOC1275663 gene encoding galactosylgalactosylxylosylprotein 3-beta-glucuronosyltransferase S isoform X2, yielding MGGPRTSIFLRQKKFQFVLVAAVVVFLIVLFPNLYDSDKKHETEETNVLTRLDLPRRSKKGFPHKDYEKEYPLLLENEQLVICYESNVDSRKALYAATTLSDVTDEPSTTQRNHHQQAPQQQSQQVNGTEPVIYFVTPTYPRREQIAEIIRLGQTLMHVPRLHWIVADDTNSCSEVLNSHIRKFGIPYTQLASPMPTMYRGRKNAPRGVANRRAALNWIRQNQKKTGVLYFGDDDNTFDLKLFSEIRYTKKVSMFPVGLIGDYGISSPIVRNGRVEGFFDSWPAKRKWPVDMAGFAVSLEYLALSPNATMPFKAGYEEDEFLKSIGLKLEDIEPKARNCTEILVWHTQTKSSKSPTIRISMDRQKLDKLNLGALLRRLESMGVNHISESEGTTAQAIVNGSVKPFSFWFS
- the LOC1275663 gene encoding galactosylgalactosylxylosylprotein 3-beta-glucuronosyltransferase S isoform X3; translated protein: MGGPRTSIFLRQKKFQFVLVAAVVVFLIVLFPNLYDSEDYEKEYPLLLENEQLVICYESNVDSRKALYAATTLSDVTDEPSTTQRNHHQQAPQQQSQQVNGTEPVIYFVTPTYPRREQIAEIIRLGQTLMHVPRLHWIVADDTNSCSEVLNSHIRKFGIPYTQLASPMPTMYRGRKNAPRGVANRRAALNWIRQNQKKTGVLYFGDDDNTFDLKLFSEIRYTKKVSMFPVGLIGDYGISSPIVRNGRVEGFFDSWPAKRKWPVDMAGFAVSLEYLALSPNATMPFKAGYEEDEFLKSIGLKLEDIEPKARNCTEILVWHTQTKSSKSPTIRISMDRQKLDKLNLGALLRRLESMGVNHISESEGTTAQAIVNGSVKPFSFWFS